The following proteins come from a genomic window of Deinococcus sp. KSM4-11:
- a CDS encoding S8 family serine peptidase — protein MNSSGNAGTQGLVYPGAGLGSTFPVNSGLFSVGSVTMGLKKSSFTQYAKNLSLTAPGELVLTSYPDARLVKASGTSFAAPAVSRALALALSTGATSASVAATVKSTATANQDSTFNAQLGAGTVNVGALANWYR, from the coding sequence GTGAACTCCAGCGGGAACGCGGGCACCCAAGGGCTCGTGTATCCGGGGGCGGGACTGGGGAGCACCTTCCCCGTGAACAGCGGGCTGTTCTCGGTGGGGAGCGTGACCATGGGCCTGAAGAAGTCCTCGTTCACGCAGTACGCCAAGAACCTGTCGCTGACCGCACCGGGGGAACTGGTGCTGACGTCGTACCCGGATGCCCGGCTGGTGAAGGCGAGCGGGACGTCGTTCGCGGCCCCCGCGGTGAGTCGCGCGCTGGCCCTGGCGCTCTCGACTGGCGCGACCAGCGCCAGTGTGGCCGCCACCGTGAAATCCACCGCCACGGCGAACCAGGACTCGACGTTCAATGCGCAGTTGGGGGCGGGCACCGTGAATGTGGGTGCACTTGCCAACTGGTACCGGTGA
- a CDS encoding GGDEF domain-containing protein yields the protein MPAFPLEFTTRIPWASAAEMAVVQRLAITDPLTGLDNRRAALERLTSAFNHRSPLSAVLVDVDHFKDVNDIYGHDVGDEVLRSVARALRLAAGRGGHVARWGGEEFLVTLIAGTQDQIGDVAEHLRAAVSQMATEVPQVTVSIGAARPEEATTVREVLKLADARLYQAKAGGRDRVESGTTAGPDHLRGHPQRVDLSA from the coding sequence GTGCCCGCGTTCCCGCTGGAGTTCACGACCAGGATCCCCTGGGCCAGCGCGGCCGAGATGGCCGTCGTTCAGCGTCTGGCCATCACCGATCCCCTGACGGGTCTGGACAACCGGCGGGCAGCGTTGGAGCGCCTGACCAGCGCGTTCAATCATAGATCGCCCCTATCGGCCGTGCTGGTGGATGTGGATCATTTCAAGGACGTCAACGACATCTACGGTCACGACGTCGGTGACGAGGTGCTCCGCAGCGTAGCCCGCGCACTACGCCTGGCCGCCGGCCGAGGTGGGCACGTGGCCCGCTGGGGTGGTGAAGAGTTCCTGGTGACGCTGATTGCCGGCACCCAGGATCAGATCGGGGACGTGGCTGAGCACCTGCGCGCAGCGGTGAGCCAGATGGCCACAGAGGTGCCGCAGGTGACGGTCAGCATCGGCGCGGCCCGGCCGGAGGAGGCCACCACAGTGCGGGAGGTGTTGAAGCTGGCGGACGCGCGGCTGTATCAGGCGAAGGCAGGAGGACGGGATCGTGTGGAGTCGGGAACGACGGCTGGGCCGGATCACCTTCGGGGCCATCCTCAACGTGTGGACTTGTCCGCGTAG
- a CDS encoding helix-turn-helix domain-containing protein, whose product MPRPAWSTALRARRVALDLRQEDIAARTEDAISQGTISDLERGKVLISNLTSTRVSHLASALNWTVAEMQEALGIRLTAEVVKHGGYLINEVPASAVRTTTTTPRRALPEELEDMIRMRRDDNPELNEERWQQYLAGQRFGTGSVSAERWWRLYLLLKAEGIEPGGH is encoded by the coding sequence ATGCCACGGCCCGCGTGGAGCACAGCTCTCCGCGCACGACGTGTCGCATTAGATCTGCGTCAAGAGGACATCGCGGCTCGTACGGAAGATGCCATATCGCAAGGAACAATCAGTGATCTGGAGCGGGGTAAGGTGCTCATCTCGAACCTTACGAGTACCCGCGTGAGTCACTTGGCAAGCGCCCTGAATTGGACGGTCGCAGAAATGCAGGAGGCCTTAGGCATCCGGCTGACTGCAGAAGTCGTCAAGCATGGCGGCTACCTGATCAACGAAGTTCCCGCGTCGGCTGTGCGAACCACGACGACCACGCCTCGCCGTGCTCTTCCGGAGGAACTGGAGGACATGATCCGCATGCGCCGCGACGACAATCCCGAACTAAACGAAGAACGCTGGCAGCAATACCTCGCCGGCCAACGCTTCGGCACCGGATCCGTCAGCGCCGAACGCTGGTGGCGCCTCTATCTCCTCCTCAAGGCAGAGGGCATCGAACCCGGAGGTCACTGA
- a CDS encoding helix-turn-helix transcriptional regulator: protein MTLTPHEWLRSKRMGRYLRQSDIEQRTAILNGRIHKAQVSQLENGRLALTDLRPNQIDALCHVLDITPHEWRTHATSSDPAVRPGADL from the coding sequence GTGACCCTCACGCCCCACGAGTGGCTGCGCTCCAAGCGCATGGGCCGTTACCTGCGGCAGAGCGACATCGAACAGCGCACCGCCATCCTCAATGGGAGAATTCACAAAGCCCAGGTCTCCCAGCTCGAAAACGGACGCCTTGCCCTCACTGATCTGCGACCCAATCAGATCGATGCCCTGTGTCACGTGCTCGACATCACCCCGCATGAGTGGCGAACGCACGCCACCTCGTCCGACCCCGCCGTCCGGCCAGGGGCAGACCTATGA
- a CDS encoding GAF domain-containing protein, translating into MTTPDLPPLLTDGVIDATRAATFMQTWWRLSQTLGHATTRDEVIDSVVREGVHVLGADAGTVLLPNADDTALIVKGTRGYEPQYVDGWHTIPLSRSLPSTAAYRTRQPVYSESIRGAIDTYPALGDVLGATTGSLAALPLLAGDEILGVLSLAFHRPRTFDPTDRAFLLFLASQCALALQRNAALENAQRLNAQLRFLAEAGTILSRSLNLSEILASIAQLAIPEVADWCVIYLPDHGQLEPVTIAHQDPSMVALLQAYTHAHPTHVTSDSGVGRAYLTGQAELLPAITDEMYDASPMDATEKAEVRRLQLRSIITVPMIAAGHVVGVLGLGRTDLDRAFTAADLEFAQQVANRAGKAVENARLHQELERELHARLAMQQALDDTNAHLEDRVRERTEELQQLNDELQAFAHSVSHDLRTPIRHIASFADLLTRHLPSENDRAAQALMQIKHGAQRLSATVDGLLTLSRSSQQPLARTAVCLDEVVGSVISHLNIETTTHPVEWRLSGLSTVAGDAGLLTLVVQNLLHNAVKFTRGIEHPVIEVTATRSDTGTTITVQDNGPGFDPEYAHKLFQPFQRLHHTNEFEGTGLGLANVRRIIQRHGGQVWAASVPGQGAVFSFTLPD; encoded by the coding sequence CGCGACGAGGTCATCGACAGCGTCGTCCGCGAGGGCGTCCACGTCCTGGGTGCCGACGCCGGCACCGTCCTGCTGCCGAACGCGGACGACACCGCGTTGATCGTCAAAGGTACCCGTGGCTACGAGCCCCAGTACGTCGACGGGTGGCACACCATCCCCCTGAGCCGATCGTTGCCCAGCACCGCTGCTTACCGAACCCGCCAACCCGTGTACTCGGAGTCCATCCGTGGGGCCATCGACACCTATCCCGCGCTGGGCGACGTGCTGGGCGCCACCACTGGCAGCCTCGCCGCCCTGCCCCTGCTGGCGGGCGATGAGATCCTCGGCGTGCTGTCCCTCGCCTTTCACCGGCCACGCACCTTCGATCCCACCGACCGGGCGTTCCTGCTGTTTCTGGCGTCGCAGTGCGCCCTGGCCCTCCAGCGGAACGCGGCCCTGGAGAACGCCCAGCGGCTCAACGCCCAACTGCGTTTTCTCGCGGAGGCCGGCACCATCCTCAGCCGCTCGCTGAACCTGAGCGAGATCCTGGCCAGCATCGCGCAACTCGCCATTCCGGAGGTGGCCGACTGGTGCGTCATCTACCTCCCGGATCACGGCCAGCTCGAACCCGTCACGATCGCCCATCAGGATCCCTCCATGGTGGCCCTGCTGCAGGCGTACACCCACGCCCACCCCACCCATGTCACGTCGGACAGCGGCGTCGGTCGCGCGTATCTGACTGGGCAGGCGGAACTGCTTCCAGCCATTACGGACGAGATGTACGACGCCAGCCCGATGGACGCGACGGAGAAGGCGGAAGTCCGCCGGTTGCAACTGCGGTCGATCATCACCGTCCCGATGATCGCGGCCGGACACGTGGTCGGGGTGCTTGGCCTGGGCCGCACGGATCTAGACCGTGCCTTCACCGCCGCCGACCTGGAGTTTGCCCAGCAGGTGGCCAACCGCGCCGGTAAGGCCGTCGAGAACGCCCGACTGCACCAGGAACTCGAGCGGGAACTGCACGCCCGCCTGGCCATGCAGCAGGCCCTCGACGACACCAATGCCCACCTGGAAGACCGCGTGCGCGAGCGCACCGAGGAACTCCAGCAGCTCAACGACGAACTCCAGGCCTTCGCGCACTCGGTCTCACACGACCTGCGCACGCCGATCCGCCACATCGCCAGTTTCGCGGATTTGCTGACCCGTCATCTCCCATCTGAGAATGACCGTGCCGCTCAGGCCCTGATGCAGATCAAACATGGGGCGCAGCGCCTCAGCGCCACGGTCGACGGGCTGCTGACCCTTTCCAGATCCAGTCAGCAACCCTTGGCTCGAACCGCGGTATGCCTGGATGAGGTGGTGGGCAGCGTCATCAGTCACCTCAACATCGAAACGACCACCCATCCGGTCGAATGGCGGCTCTCTGGGTTGTCTACCGTTGCAGGTGACGCCGGCCTCCTCACCCTGGTGGTGCAGAATTTGCTTCACAACGCGGTGAAGTTCACGAGGGGCATTGAGCATCCTGTGATCGAAGTGACTGCCACCCGTTCGGACACGGGTACGACCATAACGGTTCAGGACAATGGCCCAGGCTTTGACCCGGAGTACGCCCACAAGCTCTTTCAGCCGTTCCAGCGGCTACACCACACCAACGAGTTCGAGGGCACAGGCCTGGGCCTCGCGAATGTCCGGCGCATCATCCAGCGTCATGGCGGACAGGTCTGGGCCGCGAGTGTGCCAGGCCAGGGCGCAGTCTTTTCCTTCACCCTTCCCGACTGA